The proteins below are encoded in one region of Clostridium estertheticum:
- a CDS encoding anti sigma factor C-terminal domain-containing protein, with amino-acid sequence MNDEEKLKELFEDKGPSNFDKVIKKAKLFSIIRGIITSILVFTVVSFVGLVFNATTLNKLGNEKKAELENYYRIAHPNSYIGSDQMDDGLLTGELDYVTYRFLGNKPIVDGNNKESYTYLPLINGLYGDISGLLYEANGDSEQSKRYNKVGKNVMQFYHPNVKYTKYRDDLSILNKIGEDKVMEISLSFDKSYSISEVKSMIPQNITLNWYWVDTYTKNEVTELSSHIEKIGNEEEIPVNKREKHISPNIILYEDEVYGIKAIDEAGKNKETPEKDFIDTISYGKTNKGKNQQLYETLFSKLSKDKVKITKDNIKILGVVITGDKDSLKLLKNKSFIKASSLGAVGDKY; translated from the coding sequence ATGAATGATGAAGAAAAATTAAAAGAATTGTTTGAAGATAAAGGTCCGTCTAATTTTGATAAGGTTATAAAAAAGGCAAAACTTTTCTCTATCATAAGAGGGATTATAACAAGCATATTAGTATTCACAGTAGTGAGTTTCGTCGGTTTAGTCTTTAATGCTACAACTTTAAACAAATTAGGAAATGAAAAAAAGGCTGAACTAGAGAATTATTACAGAATAGCTCACCCTAATTCATATATTGGAAGTGACCAAATGGATGATGGATTATTGACTGGTGAGCTTGATTATGTTACTTATAGATTTTTAGGGAACAAACCTATTGTTGATGGTAACAACAAAGAATCTTATACTTATCTACCGTTAATAAATGGTCTTTATGGTGATATTAGTGGACTGTTGTATGAAGCTAATGGTGACTCAGAACAATCTAAAAGATATAACAAGGTTGGCAAAAATGTAATGCAATTTTACCATCCTAATGTAAAATATACTAAATATAGGGATGATTTATCAATTCTTAATAAAATTGGAGAAGATAAAGTTATGGAAATTTCGTTATCTTTTGATAAATCTTATAGTATTTCTGAGGTGAAAAGTATGATACCACAAAACATAACATTGAATTGGTATTGGGTGGATACGTATACGAAAAATGAAGTTACTGAATTGAGTTCTCATATTGAAAAAATAGGAAATGAAGAGGAGATACCAGTAAATAAAAGAGAAAAACACATAAGTCCTAATATTATACTATATGAGGATGAAGTATATGGTATTAAAGCAATAGATGAAGCAGGGAAAAATAAAGAAACACCCGAAAAAGATTTTATTGATACAATTTCTTATGGAAAAACAAATAAAGGAAAAAATCAACAACTGTATGAAACGTTATTTAGTAAGTTAAGTAAAGATAAAGTGAAAATTACGAAAGATAATATAAAAATTTTAGGAGTGGTAATTACAGGTGATAAGGATTCTTTAAAACTTCTTAAAAACAAATCTTTTATTAAGGCTTCCAGCCTTGGAGCAGTGGGGGATAAATACTAA